The following proteins are co-located in the Primulina tabacum isolate GXHZ01 chromosome 11, ASM2559414v2, whole genome shotgun sequence genome:
- the LOC142519010 gene encoding mRNA cap guanine-N(7) methyltransferase 1-like isoform X1, translating to MKRGYDESSSSGLLGPPQSKFKYNPEGDAEFLEDESTKIFARKVADHYSARTNQTLEEREASPIIHLKKLNNWIKSVLIQLYTKKGDAVLDLACGKGGDLIKWDKARIGYYVGIDIADGSIEDCRTRYNGDADHHQRRKKFSFPARLLCGDCYEVQLDKVLADDAPFDICSCQFALHYSWSTEARARRALANVSALLRPGGIFIGTMPDANVIVKKLREADGLAFGNSVYWIRFDEEFENKKFKSSSPFGIKYKFHLEDAVDCPEWIVPLDVFKSLAEEYGFELVFVKNSHAFVDEYMKIPEYIELMRRLGALGDGKEDQSTLSPDEWEVAYLYSAFVLRKQGQPERTRTTSGRRDKGKMHLLKQDIMHISDEV from the exons atgaaGCGTGGATATGATGAATCTTCGTCGTCGGGTCTTCTTGGACCTCCTCAATCCAAATTTAAATACAACCCCGAAg GCGATGCAGAATTTTTAGAGGATGAAAGTACTAAGATATTTGCAAGGAAAGTTGCTGATCATTACAGTGCAAGAACGAATCAGACATTGGAAGAACGGGAAGCGAGCCCTATTATTCACTTGAAGAAACTCAACAACTGG ATAAAGAGTGTCTTGATTCAGCTATACACAAAAAAGGGGGATGCAGTTCTTGATCTGGCTTGCGGAAAG GGCGGTGACCTTATCAAATGGGACAAGGCAAGGATTGGTTATTATGTTGGTATTGATATCGCTGATGGTTCG ATAGAAGATTGCCGCACACGATATAATGGTGATGCAGACCATCACCAACGGCGCAAGAAGTTCTCATTTCCTGCCAGGCTCTTATGTGGAGACTGCTATGAG GTTCAACTGGATAAAGTTTTGGCAGATGATGCTCCATTTGATATCTGCAGCTGTCAG TTTGCTTTGCATTACTCATGGTCTACTGAGGCACGTGCGCGGCGAGCCTTGGCTAATGTATCAGCTTTACTTCGACCTGGGGGCATCTTCATCGGAACAATGCCAGATGCCAATGTTATCGTAAAAAAGCTTAGAGAAG CTGATGGACTGGCTTTTGGTAATAGTGTGTACTGGATACGTTTCGATGAAGAATTCGAAAATAAG AAATTTAAATCTTCAAGTCCCTTCGGAATCAAGTACAAGTTCCACCTTGAG GATGCCGTTGATTGCCCCGAATGGATTGTCCCATTGGACGTGTTTAAATCATTGGCTGAAGAG TATGGATTCGAGTTGGTTTTTGTCAAAAACTCACACGCATTTGTGGATGAATACATGAAGATACCCGAATATATTGAACTCATGCGAAGACTCGGTGCTTTGGGTGATGGGAAAGAAGACCAAA GTACATTATCACCAGATGAATGGGAGGTGGCCTACTTATATTCAGCCTTTGTCTTGAGAAAG caAGGGCAACCGGAACGAACCCGAACGACGAGTGGCAGACGGGACAAAGGTAAAATGCATCTGCTGAAGCAGGATATTATGCACATCAGTGATGAGGtctaa
- the LOC142519010 gene encoding mRNA cap guanine-N(7) methyltransferase 1-like isoform X2, with protein sequence MKRGYDESSSSGLLGPPQSKFKYNPEEFLEDESTKIFARKVADHYSARTNQTLEEREASPIIHLKKLNNWIKSVLIQLYTKKGDAVLDLACGKGGDLIKWDKARIGYYVGIDIADGSIEDCRTRYNGDADHHQRRKKFSFPARLLCGDCYEVQLDKVLADDAPFDICSCQFALHYSWSTEARARRALANVSALLRPGGIFIGTMPDANVIVKKLREADGLAFGNSVYWIRFDEEFENKKFKSSSPFGIKYKFHLEDAVDCPEWIVPLDVFKSLAEEYGFELVFVKNSHAFVDEYMKIPEYIELMRRLGALGDGKEDQSTLSPDEWEVAYLYSAFVLRKQGQPERTRTTSGRRDKGKMHLLKQDIMHISDEV encoded by the exons atgaaGCGTGGATATGATGAATCTTCGTCGTCGGGTCTTCTTGGACCTCCTCAATCCAAATTTAAATACAACCCCGAAg AATTTTTAGAGGATGAAAGTACTAAGATATTTGCAAGGAAAGTTGCTGATCATTACAGTGCAAGAACGAATCAGACATTGGAAGAACGGGAAGCGAGCCCTATTATTCACTTGAAGAAACTCAACAACTGG ATAAAGAGTGTCTTGATTCAGCTATACACAAAAAAGGGGGATGCAGTTCTTGATCTGGCTTGCGGAAAG GGCGGTGACCTTATCAAATGGGACAAGGCAAGGATTGGTTATTATGTTGGTATTGATATCGCTGATGGTTCG ATAGAAGATTGCCGCACACGATATAATGGTGATGCAGACCATCACCAACGGCGCAAGAAGTTCTCATTTCCTGCCAGGCTCTTATGTGGAGACTGCTATGAG GTTCAACTGGATAAAGTTTTGGCAGATGATGCTCCATTTGATATCTGCAGCTGTCAG TTTGCTTTGCATTACTCATGGTCTACTGAGGCACGTGCGCGGCGAGCCTTGGCTAATGTATCAGCTTTACTTCGACCTGGGGGCATCTTCATCGGAACAATGCCAGATGCCAATGTTATCGTAAAAAAGCTTAGAGAAG CTGATGGACTGGCTTTTGGTAATAGTGTGTACTGGATACGTTTCGATGAAGAATTCGAAAATAAG AAATTTAAATCTTCAAGTCCCTTCGGAATCAAGTACAAGTTCCACCTTGAG GATGCCGTTGATTGCCCCGAATGGATTGTCCCATTGGACGTGTTTAAATCATTGGCTGAAGAG TATGGATTCGAGTTGGTTTTTGTCAAAAACTCACACGCATTTGTGGATGAATACATGAAGATACCCGAATATATTGAACTCATGCGAAGACTCGGTGCTTTGGGTGATGGGAAAGAAGACCAAA GTACATTATCACCAGATGAATGGGAGGTGGCCTACTTATATTCAGCCTTTGTCTTGAGAAAG caAGGGCAACCGGAACGAACCCGAACGACGAGTGGCAGACGGGACAAAGGTAAAATGCATCTGCTGAAGCAGGATATTATGCACATCAGTGATGAGGtctaa